CAATGCCGACTGGATTGAACAGGCGGTGCGCAAAAGTGTGTCGATTAATGAAAAAGAAGCCGTTGAACTGAATGTGGTGGATTTGATTGCGCCCAACCAGGACTCGCTTCTTGTTTTGCTGGACGGCCGCGAGGTACAGCTTCCGGAAGAGACAGTGATCTTGTCAACGGCTGATTCGCGGGTGATCAGCCGTGAAATGGGCTGGATGCGGTCGATTTTGTACAAGATATCCAATCCGACGATCGCCTATATTCTGCTCACACTGGGCATTTACGGCATTATTTTCGAGCTGTCGAATCCGGGCGCTATTCTGCCCGGCGTGATCGGCGGAATTTTCCTGATTCTGGCGTTTATGGCATTGCAGACCCTGCCGGTGCAGGCCGCCGGAATTCTTTTGATTCTGTTTTCAATTGTTCTATTTGTTCTGGAGGTCAAAGTGACGAGTTTCGGTATATTAACCATCGGCGGCATTGTCTCTATGTTTTTAGGCGGCATTATGCTGTTCGAAGAAGCGCCGGGTTTTCCGTTTCAGGTGGACTGGCGCATCGCACTGACCGTGGCCATATGCACGGGTGCGTTTTTTATTTTTGCTCTCGGCATGGCGATGAAAGTCCGTCTTACCCGGCCCAAGACCGGGAGCGAGGGCCTAGTGAATACCACTGGAACCGCGGTGACGGATATTGATCCGCGCGGCGATGTCCGGTTGCACGGCGAATACTGGAGCGCGGTGAGCGATGAGCCGATAAAAAAGGGCGAATCGGTTCGCGTGCTGCGAGTGGATGGACTGCAATTAAAAGTTGTCAAACAAGATTCCGATTATAAATCGTGAGGAGGAAGTCATGTCACCTGTATTAACTGTTGTTGTCGTTCTTGCTGTCATTATACTCGCCAGTGCCATCCGGGTGCTGCGCGAATATGAGCGTGGTGTTGTATTTCGACTGGGCCGACTGATCGAAACAAAGGGACCCGGTATCATTTTGCTCATCCCGATCATCGATCGTATGGTTAAAGTGTCTCTGCGAACCATTGCCATGGATGTGCCGCCCCAGGATATCATCACCCGGGATAACGTATCCGTCAAGGTCAATGCCGTGTTGTATTTCCGCGTTCTGGACCCGGCCAAAGCGATCGTCGAAGTGGAAGAATACCTGTTTGCCACCTCGCAGCTGTCGCAAACCACCTTGCGCAGCATTCTGGGCCAGTCCGATCTGGACGATCTGCTGGCGGAACGCGACCGTATTAATCAGGAGCTGCAGCAGATTATTGATTCCCAGACAGATCCCTGGGGTATCAAGGTGTCGCTGGTCGAGGTCAAGCACGTGGATTTGCCCACTGAAATGCAGCGCGCTATGGCGCGTCAGGCGGAAGCTGAGCGTAATCGCCGCGCCAAGGTCATCCATGCCGAAGGTGAACTGCAGGCATCCAAAACTTTGGCCAAAGCCGCGCAAAACATGGCGGTCAATCCCCAGGCTCTGCAGCTGCGTTATTTGCAGACCCTGAATGAAATCGCCGCGGAAAACAATTCCACCACCATTTTCCCGGTGCCTATCGATCTGCTGAGACCGTTTTTGAAATTGAAAAAAGGTGAAACAGAAGAAGAATAAATCCAATCAACTGCCGCGGCGGCCGCCGCGGCAGGAATTCCGTTGTTTCGGATTCATCTGGGGGATATTGAACACGTCTTTTGTTCTTGTTGTAAACAGACCTGAAAAAAAATCAATGCTCCTGTCGGTCAAACCCGATTGAGGCTTTTGCAGCCATTGTCATTCTGACTTGACGTACTTAGACCCAAGGCCGTGATGTTTATGATGTCATGTTTCTGTTATCACGCTGGCGGGGTTTGAATCCAAATTTTCAGTATTTGAATTCCGCGTTACAGCAAACCCATTACACAGGTCCGAAAATTTTTAGGCAGAATTGGCAAAACATACTGCGTCAAACAATTCAACAACGCAACTAAAAAACCATCGTCTCTGATGTTGAATCTTTTTTGCAGAGCAGCGCGGATTTGCAACTGTTTACAAAGGAACATATGCTGATGCTGTTATAGGATAAGATGAAAAATACCGATTTGAGCATTGTATTCACTCGTCAACCGTCAGAGTTTGCCAGGCTGCTGATCATTGCGCCGGTTAAGTGCTTTGTCAATCAGAATCCTCTTAATAGGCTATTAATCCCATTTCAATAATAGGTATATTCATAGTATATTAAATAAATTTTGAAAATAATAATATTGCTATTTATAGTCAGAAAAACGATATTATAAATTGAAATATATGGTTCATCTGACATGAGTCTGGTAAAGGATATTATTCAAGGCTATGAAGAATTTTGAGCGACTCTATAAACAGCATATTCAAGATCTTGTAAAATTTTCTTTTTACTATGTTCGCGATTTAGACACCGCTCAGGATGTTGTTCAGGAAGTTTTCCTTAAAGTCTGGGATAAAAAACCTACTTTGAAAAGTGTTGAGCATGAAAAAGCCTACCTATATAAACTGACAAAGAATGCTTGTTTGATGATTTTAAGAAAAAAACAAGTGAGGCAAAAATATCAGCCGACTAAAGGGGAAAGCATATCGGATTCACCGGAATCGGATTTTATCAGCAAAGAGATTGATGATGCATATAAAACGGCTGTTTTAGAGTTGCCGGAAAAATGCAGGATTATATTTTCTATGAGCCGCTTTGATCACCTTTCTCATAAAGAGATTGCTAAAACGCTCGGCATCTCGGTAAAAACAGTCGAAACGCAAATCGGCCGGGCTTTTGTGTTCTTGAGAAAACGGCTCTCCTCTTTCCTCACATTGCTATTTTAGCACTTTTTTATAAAATATTAACAATTTTTCACAAACAGTAAAAAACCTGTAGGGGTAAAACCAGTCTTAGGCATTGTATATATGTAGATCTAGATCACAAATAGTCAATTCACTTACTTTAAGGAATAAAAGGTGAGGGAAAAGAAACGGCTTCAATTCATTGCTCGTTATTTAAGTGGTAAAAAAAGTAAACGATTCAGCAAATTTGCCCGTAAAGTTGAGTCCGATACTGAATTTTTTAAAGAATTATCCCAGATGAAATCGATATGGGATTATGATGTTAATCTGGTCGAACCAAAACCTGCTGAGGAGATGTGGCAGGATTTTCAAAAACGACTGCGTTATGAAAAGAATCCTACCAGGCGTGCGGTTTCTCAATATGCAAAGCGTCGGCGCATTTCACGTTATTCTTTTGCATATGCATTTGCTATTATCGTGCTGCTTTTACTGCCGCTGTCAATTTTTGTTTATAATAATGTAGAAACAACAGAACAGACCGTTCAGTATTCGGAAATAAGAGTGCCACATGGGCAGCGGCATACATTGCAGTTGAGTGACGGAACGAGAATTATATTAGACTCTGGCAGTTATCTTCGTTATCCGTCCACATTCTCGAACAAACGCGTGGTTTATCTGAAAGGTGAAGCTTTTTTTGAGGTGACAAGAAATCCTCGCAAACCGTTTATTGTGCATGCTAATAAAGCGCGCGTTCAGGTTTTAGGAACAAAATTTAATATTCGGGCCTGGGAACCAAGTCACAAGGTAGAGGTCGCTGTTAAAGAGGGTCTGGTTTCTCTGCAACGAGCCGATTCTACGGATGCCAAGATGGTCTATATTGAAAAGAACCAAATCAGTATTCTTGAGGATCAAAATCCACCGATAGAGCCCATGAGTACGGATATAAGCCATCATCTGGGTTGGATGCAGAACGAAATTCGATTTGAATCAGCTTCTATAGGTCAGGTTTTTGAACAGTTGCAGCGCTGGTATGAGTATAATTTTGTTATTTCTGATTCCAGCATTTTGCAACAAAAGGTGACAGTGCATATTTTGAATACCAATGTGGAAGATGTATTGCAAATAATGGGTAGACTTACGGGCAGTTGTATTGAACGAGAAGGAAATCAAATTCGCTTTATTGAGAAATAACAAGCTCAACATCGGAGAGTGTGAACATGATGTTAAAACGGAATATGCTTTTTCTATTCATAGTCATTCTGGCCATGCAGGTTTTTGCAGAAAAGAAAGAAAAAGTGTCTTATGCGATGTTAAATGATCTCTATGGTAAAAACATACCACATAATTTTTTAAATAAAATTACTTTTCATGCAAACAAAACCCCACTTGAAGAAGTGTTGTCAGATTTTTCAACAATGGCTGGTTTGAATTTAAATTACAATCGAGCCGAGATTCCGCTCGATCAACCCATCACGCTTCACATGGAAGAGGTCTATGCTGTTGAGGCACTGTTTGCTGCCTTGTCCATGACGAATACCAGATTATTCATTTCAGATGGTGGGCAACTTGTTATTGAAGCGGGAAGTCCCGGCGGAAGTAAAAGCAGTGCCGCCAGGGAGAAGAAAAAAACCGGCACAATAAGAGGCAAAGTTATTGAAAAAGCCACAGATTCACCGTTACCTGGCGCAAATGTCATTCTTGAGGGTACCAGTATAGGGGCAGCCACGGATTTAAAAGGTGAATATTTAATTTCAAACGTGCCAGAGGGAAATTACACACTCGTTGTAAAATACATTGGGTACAATGATGGCAAAAACACCATTTTTGTGAATCATGATAAGACAGTTCAATATGATGCTGAAATGGAAAGGGCCACTGTAAAGGGCGAAGAAATTACCATTACAGCCCAGGCCGAAGGACAATTAGCAGCCATCAACCAGCAGTTAGCCTCCAGGACTATAAAAAATGTTGTCGCGGCAGACCGTATTCAAGAGATTCCGGATGCCAATGCCGCTGAATCCATTGGGCGGTTGCCCGGTATATCGATCGTTCGAAGCGGTGGTGAGGGTCAAAAAGTGTCAATCCGCGGAATGTCTCCAAGATATAACGTGATGATGGTTAATGGTGTTCGATTGCGCTCTACAGATCGGGATGATCGCAGTGTAGATTTAAATATGATTTCTTCCAATATGCTGTCAGGAATTGAGGTCACAAAAGCATTGACGGCAAATATGGACGCTGATGCTGTTGGCGGAACGGTGAATCTGAGACTCACAGGAGCAGAGCCCGGCTGGCATGGGAATATCACGATGCAGGGGGGCTATGGGTCTATTCAGAATAATTATGATAATTACAAGACTAACGCTTCCTTGAGCAATCGATTTTTCGATGACAAGCTTGGTGTTGTTTTGACTGCCAATGTAGAACGTATAGACAGAAGTTCCGATATGTTAAGAGCGGGTTACGGCGTTAATGAAGAATCTGATAAGGATGAAAAAGGGTTGTCAAACATCGATTTAAGCAGTGTCAAACTCAGAGATGTGGCCACGAAAAGAAAACGGCATGGGGCCGGTTTGATTCTTGACTATCGTTTACCGGCCGGAGAACTCTTGTATCATGGATTTGCGAGTCAGCTTTCTGAACATCAAATGGATATGTCGAATTCTTTGCCTGTCGATATGGAGCGGCTTACAGGTTATATGATTGAACGTAATATTAAAAATACTGTCATGAGTCAGGCGCTTCAAGGTAATTATCGTATCGGTCAAATAAAGCTGGATTTTTCTCTGCATCAATCAATCTCTAGACAGAATCGACCCGGTGATCTGCAGCTTAATATAGGTTCACCCGATGAACCCAGTATATTTAGTGCATTATCCATTGAAGATGCGTTCAAAGCCACGCCGAACAGGTATTTAAATTCCGTCACGGTCAATAATAATGTGTTGGCGGTTAGTGAACTGTTTAATATGAAACGTGATGTTGTCGAATCGGAACGCATGGCGCAAGGTAATTTGGCCATTCCGTATCAATTCAGCAAAAATGTGACGGGAAAGCTTCGGCTCGGTTTCAAGTACGGGAACACCGAGCGCGATAATGATGAGACGCATGATGTTGTGGCCTTTGAGACAGGGTCGAATGGAAAAGAGTTTACACGAATGCTGCCTGAACTATGGCCTGAATTGGGTGTTGAAGCAAAAGATTATGAACAAAACCTGCGTGCCGGTTTATTTGAAAATCCCGGTTATGATGAAGGTAATTTTCTCAGTGGTAATGAATCTGTGAATTCTCTTTTCTGGACCGGCTCTTTCGGAAAGTTGAATCATTTGGATCAGCTCGCGAAAGATGAGGATGTTTATGTGATTGATGGGCTGGCATCAACTGCACGCAGATATGACATGACCGAGACCTTGACGGCATTTTATATAAGCACGGCATTAAATCTTGGCAGGCGAATTACGTTTCAACCGGGTGTTCGATATGAATCTTTTGAAACTGACTATCTGGCGTATAAAGGAATTCAGACCGGTTGGCGTGTCTGGAATTATTTTTCCGAGCCGGTCACTTCTACCCGCAAAAGTGATCAATGGTTTCCTCAAATACATTTAAGAGTCAAACCTGCAGAATGGTTTGATATTCGCCTGGCAAGTACACGCTCCCTGATTCGCCCTGATTACAGAGCTTATTCTCCCTATAGTTATTATGCCGGCGTTTCCGCGCAACCGTCTCTGCAAATTGGAAATATTAATATAAAACCTTCTATCTCCAATAATCTGGATTTGTATGTTTCCGTTTATAATAATGCCATTGGACTTTTTACGGCAGGTGGATTTTATAAAGAAATAGATAATATTATCACTCCATTGCGTTTTCATTCATCAGATAACGATGATATCGATAATCAATACGAATTGGGCGGAATCATGACCGTGATTGATACCTGGATCAATGTAAACGAGAAACCAACCATTGTACGCGGTTTTGAGCTGGATTGGCAAACCAATTTCTGGTATCTCCCATCGATATTTAAAGGGATGGTGCTGAATGTGAATTACACAAGACTTTTCAGTGAGACTATCTATCCTTATGATGTGTTTTACAAAGATCCAGACAATATTTTTGCCCGCGGCGTGTTTGTAGACTCGTCCAGAACCGGCCGCATGCCACATCAACCCAATGATGTGCTGAATCTGACAGTGGGGTATGATTTGGGCGGATTATCTGCTCGACTTTCCTTTCTCTTTCAGGGACAAATGCTGGGTAAAGGCGGATCCGGAGAAACCGCCGGTAATATACGAGGCAGTTCCAGCCGAATGGGAAACGTGGCAATCGGCATTCGCCCGGAATTGGATCCCTACACAGATGACTATTATCGCTGGGATTTGACAGTTCAGCAAAAATTACCGTGGCCTGGATTTCAGCTATATTTTAACGCAAACAATTTATCTAATAGCATCGATCAGCAATCACTCAGTATTCTTGGAA
The candidate division KSB1 bacterium DNA segment above includes these coding regions:
- a CDS encoding FecR domain-containing protein, with amino-acid sequence MREKKRLQFIARYLSGKKSKRFSKFARKVESDTEFFKELSQMKSIWDYDVNLVEPKPAEEMWQDFQKRLRYEKNPTRRAVSQYAKRRRISRYSFAYAFAIIVLLLLPLSIFVYNNVETTEQTVQYSEIRVPHGQRHTLQLSDGTRIILDSGSYLRYPSTFSNKRVVYLKGEAFFEVTRNPRKPFIVHANKARVQVLGTKFNIRAWEPSHKVEVAVKEGLVSLQRADSTDAKMVYIEKNQISILEDQNPPIEPMSTDISHHLGWMQNEIRFESASIGQVFEQLQRWYEYNFVISDSSILQQKVTVHILNTNVEDVLQIMGRLTGSCIEREGNQIRFIEK
- a CDS encoding slipin family protein, producing MSPVLTVVVVLAVIILASAIRVLREYERGVVFRLGRLIETKGPGIILLIPIIDRMVKVSLRTIAMDVPPQDIITRDNVSVKVNAVLYFRVLDPAKAIVEVEEYLFATSQLSQTTLRSILGQSDLDDLLAERDRINQELQQIIDSQTDPWGIKVSLVEVKHVDLPTEMQRAMARQAEAERNRRAKVIHAEGELQASKTLAKAAQNMAVNPQALQLRYLQTLNEIAAENNSTTIFPVPIDLLRPFLKLKKGETEEE
- a CDS encoding RNA polymerase sigma-70 factor encodes the protein MKNFERLYKQHIQDLVKFSFYYVRDLDTAQDVVQEVFLKVWDKKPTLKSVEHEKAYLYKLTKNACLMILRKKQVRQKYQPTKGESISDSPESDFISKEIDDAYKTAVLELPEKCRIIFSMSRFDHLSHKEIAKTLGISVKTVETQIGRAFVFLRKRLSSFLTLLF
- a CDS encoding nodulation protein NfeD codes for the protein MKRPIYSLLTVLIFTVSSVFASDDILKITIEGDINPISAAHILDHIERAEQENYQALLIQMDTPGGLLQSTQDIVKGILQANVPVITYVSPSGAGAVSAGVFITMASHVAAMDEGTNIGAAHPVGGGQQQDTSGVMKEKVENYAASWARGIAEKTERNADWIEQAVRKSVSINEKEAVELNVVDLIAPNQDSLLVLLDGREVQLPEETVILSTADSRVISREMGWMRSILYKISNPTIAYILLTLGIYGIIFELSNPGAILPGVIGGIFLILAFMALQTLPVQAAGILLILFSIVLFVLEVKVTSFGILTIGGIVSMFLGGIMLFEEAPGFPFQVDWRIALTVAICTGAFFIFALGMAMKVRLTRPKTGSEGLVNTTGTAVTDIDPRGDVRLHGEYWSAVSDEPIKKGESVRVLRVDGLQLKVVKQDSDYKS
- a CDS encoding TonB-dependent receptor, encoding MMLKRNMLFLFIVILAMQVFAEKKEKVSYAMLNDLYGKNIPHNFLNKITFHANKTPLEEVLSDFSTMAGLNLNYNRAEIPLDQPITLHMEEVYAVEALFAALSMTNTRLFISDGGQLVIEAGSPGGSKSSAAREKKKTGTIRGKVIEKATDSPLPGANVILEGTSIGAATDLKGEYLISNVPEGNYTLVVKYIGYNDGKNTIFVNHDKTVQYDAEMERATVKGEEITITAQAEGQLAAINQQLASRTIKNVVAADRIQEIPDANAAESIGRLPGISIVRSGGEGQKVSIRGMSPRYNVMMVNGVRLRSTDRDDRSVDLNMISSNMLSGIEVTKALTANMDADAVGGTVNLRLTGAEPGWHGNITMQGGYGSIQNNYDNYKTNASLSNRFFDDKLGVVLTANVERIDRSSDMLRAGYGVNEESDKDEKGLSNIDLSSVKLRDVATKRKRHGAGLILDYRLPAGELLYHGFASQLSEHQMDMSNSLPVDMERLTGYMIERNIKNTVMSQALQGNYRIGQIKLDFSLHQSISRQNRPGDLQLNIGSPDEPSIFSALSIEDAFKATPNRYLNSVTVNNNVLAVSELFNMKRDVVESERMAQGNLAIPYQFSKNVTGKLRLGFKYGNTERDNDETHDVVAFETGSNGKEFTRMLPELWPELGVEAKDYEQNLRAGLFENPGYDEGNFLSGNESVNSLFWTGSFGKLNHLDQLAKDEDVYVIDGLASTARRYDMTETLTAFYISTALNLGRRITFQPGVRYESFETDYLAYKGIQTGWRVWNYFSEPVTSTRKSDQWFPQIHLRVKPAEWFDIRLASTRSLIRPDYRAYSPYSYYAGVSAQPSLQIGNINIKPSISNNLDLYVSVYNNAIGLFTAGGFYKEIDNIITPLRFHSSDNDDIDNQYELGGIMTVIDTWINVNEKPTIVRGFELDWQTNFWYLPSIFKGMVLNVNYTRLFSETIYPYDVFYKDPDNIFARGVFVDSSRTGRMPHQPNDVLNLTVGYDLGGLSARLSFLFQGQMLGKGGSGETAGNIRGSSSRMGNVAIGIRPELDPYTDDYYRWDLTVQQKLPWPGFQLYFNANNLSNSIDQQSLSILGKLKAREYYGRTFDLGFRYRF